A single region of the Demequina sp. genome encodes:
- a CDS encoding sigma-70 family RNA polymerase sigma factor, whose protein sequence is MVSTAVKWDEALSVLASERYPRLLGRAMLLCGDRAAAEDLVQEALVSALKTRRSFESLNQAEQYVRRAIASRYVDAVRSDSAARRRERSLPGEPNVPDPAGAVDAALDVASGLRSLPPRERACVALRYLDGLSTRETADALAISEGAVKRYLADGIAALNALLGTSDSAEDFGRVVTPKGGAR, encoded by the coding sequence GTGGTGAGCACCGCAGTGAAGTGGGACGAGGCGCTGAGCGTTCTCGCCAGCGAGCGCTATCCGCGACTGCTTGGCCGCGCCATGCTGCTGTGCGGGGACCGTGCAGCAGCGGAGGATCTGGTGCAGGAGGCGCTGGTCTCCGCGCTCAAGACCAGGCGCTCGTTCGAGTCGCTCAACCAGGCCGAGCAGTACGTGCGGCGAGCCATCGCCTCGCGCTACGTGGACGCGGTGCGTTCCGACTCCGCGGCGAGGCGGCGCGAGCGGTCGCTCCCCGGCGAGCCCAACGTTCCCGACCCCGCCGGTGCCGTCGACGCCGCCCTTGACGTGGCGTCGGGCCTGCGCAGCCTGCCGCCGCGGGAGCGTGCGTGCGTGGCGCTGCGCTACCTGGACGGGCTCAGCACTCGCGAGACCGCGGACGCGCTCGCGATCAGCGAGGGCGCGGTGAAGCGCTATCTCGCGGATGGGATCGCGGCGCTGAATGCCCTCCTCGGAACCAGCGACTCGGCCGAGGACTTCGGCCGCGTCGTGACCCCAAAGGGAGGTGCGCGATGA
- a CDS encoding IS3 family transposase: protein MFRLVETLAGQGIPITVSCRTLGVSVSGFHAWRSRGPSRRDRADRELTAVVRAIHAASRGTYGVRRVHAELRLGHDLIVNHKRIERVMRNACIQGVHHRKYRRGKPYRLPAVFEDHVQRRFSAERPDQLWVTDITQHPTGQGWVYCAAVVDVFSRRCVGWSIANHLRTELVLDALEMARLRRNPNGTIVHSDRGTQFTSWLFEPGCANWVSWARWAKSPPRMTTR from the coding sequence ATGTTCCGGCTGGTGGAGACACTGGCCGGGCAGGGAATCCCCATTACGGTCAGTTGCCGCACGTTGGGTGTGTCGGTGTCGGGATTCCATGCTTGGCGCTCGCGTGGACCGTCGAGGCGTGACCGTGCTGACCGTGAGCTCACGGCGGTGGTTCGGGCGATCCATGCGGCGTCGCGGGGCACCTATGGGGTGCGCCGAGTCCATGCGGAGCTGCGCCTGGGTCATGACCTCATCGTGAACCACAAACGGATCGAACGGGTCATGCGAAACGCGTGTATCCAGGGTGTTCACCACCGCAAGTACCGGCGAGGCAAGCCCTATCGGCTGCCCGCCGTGTTCGAGGATCACGTGCAGCGCCGCTTCAGCGCGGAGCGTCCTGACCAGTTGTGGGTCACCGACATCACGCAGCATCCCACCGGTCAGGGCTGGGTGTATTGCGCGGCCGTCGTTGACGTGTTCTCGCGGCGCTGCGTGGGCTGGTCCATCGCCAACCACCTGCGCACCGAACTGGTGCTGGACGCGCTCGAGATGGCCCGCCTGCGCCGCAACCCGAACGGCACGATCGTGCACTCGGACCGCGGCACCCAATTCACGTCGTGGCTGTTCGAGCCAGGCTGCGCCAACTGGGTCTCATGGGCTCGATGGGCAAAGTCGCCTCCGCGTATGACAACGCGCTGA
- the rpsR gene encoding 30S ribosomal protein S18 — MAKNDIRKPRKKVNPLKAAKVSTIDYKDTALLRKFISDRGKIRSRRVTGVSVQEQRDIARAIKVAREMALLPYAGSGR; from the coding sequence ATGGCTAAGAACGACATTCGCAAGCCGCGCAAGAAGGTCAATCCTCTGAAGGCCGCCAAGGTCTCCACGATCGACTACAAGGACACCGCGCTGCTTCGCAAGTTCATCTCCGACCGCGGCAAGATCCGTTCTCGTCGCGTCACCGGTGTCTCCGTCCAGGAGCAGCGTGACATCGCACGTGCCATCAAGGTGGCGCGTGAGATGGCGCTTCTCCCCTACGCCGGCTCCGGCCGCTGA
- the rplI gene encoding 50S ribosomal protein L9 — translation MAKVILTHEVNGLGAAGDVVDVKDGYARNYLVPRKLATPWSAGAEKSIEAMRKARRARELASIEDAQAARAALQSAPVVVSAKAGDSGRLFGAVTTTDIASAIGSRAAVDKRRIQIAQPIKALGDYQVTVSLHDGVVATVDVQVVAAK, via the coding sequence ATGGCTAAGGTCATTCTGACCCACGAGGTCAACGGTCTCGGTGCTGCCGGGGACGTCGTCGACGTCAAGGACGGTTACGCCCGCAACTACCTCGTCCCCCGCAAGCTGGCCACGCCGTGGTCTGCGGGTGCCGAGAAGTCCATCGAGGCGATGCGCAAGGCGCGCCGCGCTCGCGAGCTCGCCTCCATCGAGGACGCTCAGGCCGCGCGTGCCGCTCTGCAGAGCGCGCCCGTGGTGGTCTCCGCGAAGGCGGGCGACTCCGGTCGCCTCTTCGGCGCCGTCACCACCACGGACATCGCCTCGGCGATCGGTTCGCGTGCCGCGGTGGACAAGCGTCGCATCCAGATCGCCCAGCCCATCAAGGCGCTCGGCGACTACCAGGTCACGGTCTCGCTGCACGATGGTGTAGTCGCGACGGTTGACGTCCAGGTGGTCGCGGCCAAGTAG
- a CDS encoding IS3 family transposase has translation MESFWGSMQLELLDRRSWTTKTELGQAIFEWIEAFYNPRRRHSSLGYLSPNQYEALHNQAAVAA, from the coding sequence ATGGAATCGTTCTGGGGCTCCATGCAACTCGAACTCCTGGACCGCCGCTCCTGGACCACCAAGACAGAACTGGGACAAGCGATCTTCGAATGGATCGAAGCGTTCTACAACCCCCGCAGACGCCACTCGTCCCTGGGCTACCTCAGCCCAAACCAATACGAAGCCCTTCACAACCAAGCCGCGGTAGCGGCATGA
- a CDS encoding transposase has protein sequence MAKVPAYPTEFRVRAVELYRSSGLSIENAARQVGVSPTTLGNWARQAAIDAGEAPGVTSQEHAEVVALRKEIRRLEMENEILKKAAAFFAKENVLPK, from the coding sequence ATGGCGAAGGTGCCGGCATATCCGACGGAGTTCAGGGTCCGGGCAGTGGAGTTGTATCGCTCGAGTGGGCTGTCGATTGAGAATGCTGCCCGCCAGGTCGGGGTGTCACCGACCACGTTGGGCAACTGGGCGCGGCAGGCCGCGATTGATGCGGGCGAGGCGCCGGGGGTGACCAGCCAAGAGCATGCCGAGGTTGTCGCGTTGCGCAAAGAGATCCGCCGCCTGGAGATGGAGAACGAGATCTTGAAGAAAGCGGCAGCGTTCTTCGCGAAGGAGAACGTCCTCCCAAAATGA
- a CDS encoding peptidoglycan bridge formation glycyltransferase FemA/FemB family protein, with amino-acid sequence METSAVPILQSPAWAAVQRALGRTVYERSGDGWQYLAVVERGRLGSRLYTPLGPAVSSLGALADAVADLRALAADAGVDFVRIEPTAPVTAGDMPGLGARLASRTVQPDCTVLNDVTLSEDDIVAAFGSSARRNWRNGLKKGLEVEHTTDPAAIEILLSHLNEVAARTGMKPHSDDYLRTVSRVLLEEGAAGFIIVRHEGEPVGSLLYYQGNEQMMFAHSASLTSARALNPTYTLASEALLLAHRLGDKWFDFCGAAPEGAPETHPWFGFTDFKLRFGGERVERAGTWEIPVRGLRYRAYRLALRVAG; translated from the coding sequence ATGGAAACCTCCGCCGTCCCAATCCTCCAATCGCCCGCCTGGGCCGCGGTCCAGCGCGCCCTCGGCCGCACCGTGTACGAGCGCTCCGGCGACGGCTGGCAGTACCTCGCTGTTGTTGAACGTGGGCGGCTCGGTTCGCGTCTGTACACGCCGCTTGGGCCCGCGGTCTCGTCTCTTGGGGCGTTGGCCGACGCCGTAGCAGACCTTCGTGCCCTCGCGGCCGACGCTGGGGTTGACTTTGTGCGCATCGAGCCGACGGCTCCCGTGACGGCTGGGGATATGCCCGGGTTGGGTGCGCGGCTGGCCTCGCGTACGGTGCAGCCGGACTGCACCGTTCTCAATGATGTGACCCTCTCCGAGGACGACATCGTTGCCGCGTTTGGCTCCTCTGCCAGGCGTAACTGGCGCAACGGGCTCAAGAAGGGGCTCGAGGTGGAGCACACCACAGACCCCGCCGCAATCGAGATCCTGCTGAGCCACCTCAACGAGGTGGCCGCCCGCACGGGAATGAAGCCCCACAGCGACGACTACTTGCGGACCGTGTCCCGCGTGTTGCTCGAGGAGGGCGCCGCCGGGTTCATCATCGTGCGGCACGAGGGCGAGCCGGTTGGGTCCTTGCTGTACTACCAGGGCAATGAGCAGATGATGTTCGCGCACTCGGCGTCGCTGACGTCCGCGAGGGCGCTCAACCCCACGTACACGCTCGCGTCCGAGGCGCTGCTGCTTGCTCACCGGTTGGGTGACAAGTGGTTCGACTTCTGCGGTGCTGCCCCGGAAGGCGCGCCTGAGACGCACCCGTGGTTCGGGTTCACCGACTTCAAACTGCGATTCGGCGGCGAGCGCGTCGAGCGCGCGGGCACGTGGGAGATCCCGGTCCGCGGGCTTCGCTACCGGGCGTACCGGCTCGCGCTACGCGTAGCCGGCTGA
- a CDS encoding penicillin-binding protein, whose translation MNDQPKAPQRVSTRPAATAKQASNPVRTSVRPAPKPATPSGSFTTGGGGKKPPTKNGKKQPEGPRWKRVTKRVGLGVLIAGCAAVILGFLGLAFQYSRLSVPEPADFAKAQSSTIYYADGKTLMGRLGVADRKIVDISTLPEYVPQAFVASEDKTFYTNHGIDFMGTARALFKTVVLGHKQGGSTITQQYVERYYVGETTTSIKGKINEALLAYKIDNQQEKNEVLGNYMNTIYFGRGAYGIEAAARQYFGESAAQLTVDQVAMLVGIVPAPSAWDPRLDPERAEVRWNYVLDSMLQEGYITQAQRTAAVFPETIEYKNKDTYAGTQGYLLTTALAEVAEETGITQDQIESMGYTVITTINKKDQVATVKAVSKIPKGHSPNLQVGAVTLDPKTGAILSMYGGHDYLERQRNAVTQDIAQAGSTFKPFALIAALENDISLKSTYSGKNLMTIPGFERKVRNFNNESFSKISLADATAYSVNTVYAQVGQQVGPDAVMETAIKAGLPEDTAGLTDNAANVLGTASPHVLDMARAYATIANNGVRTEPYIVSEVIDADGKTIYKHEVESTPVFASDVMADTTYAMTQVVQKGSGTYVKELGRPIAGKTGTSNDNKSAWFVGFTPSVVGAVALYQVGEDGSAENITKFGGFDQITGGTIPARVFTWMMAPILKGTDIEKFPPRANIGVAASPTPTPKVTETPKPTKTSEPVVTPSVTPTPDPVPTDVPTVAPTP comes from the coding sequence GTGAACGACCAGCCGAAGGCACCGCAGCGCGTTTCGACGCGCCCTGCAGCGACCGCCAAGCAGGCCTCAAACCCTGTGCGCACCTCGGTGAGGCCCGCGCCAAAGCCGGCCACCCCGTCGGGCAGCTTCACTACGGGTGGCGGCGGCAAGAAGCCCCCCACCAAGAACGGCAAGAAGCAGCCGGAGGGACCGCGCTGGAAGCGCGTCACCAAGCGCGTTGGTCTTGGCGTGCTCATCGCGGGATGCGCGGCGGTCATCCTGGGCTTCCTTGGCCTCGCGTTCCAGTACTCGCGGTTGAGCGTGCCGGAGCCCGCCGACTTCGCCAAGGCGCAGTCGTCGACCATCTATTACGCGGACGGCAAGACCCTCATGGGACGCCTCGGCGTTGCGGACCGCAAGATCGTGGACATCTCCACGCTTCCGGAGTACGTGCCCCAGGCGTTCGTCGCCTCGGAGGACAAGACCTTCTACACGAACCACGGCATCGACTTCATGGGCACGGCCCGCGCGCTGTTCAAGACCGTGGTGCTTGGCCACAAGCAGGGTGGATCCACGATCACCCAGCAGTACGTTGAGCGCTACTACGTTGGCGAGACCACCACGTCCATCAAGGGCAAGATCAACGAGGCGCTGCTCGCGTACAAGATCGACAACCAGCAGGAGAAGAACGAGGTCCTCGGCAACTACATGAACACCATCTACTTCGGTAGGGGTGCGTATGGCATCGAGGCCGCCGCGCGACAGTACTTTGGCGAGTCCGCCGCCCAGCTGACCGTTGACCAGGTGGCGATGCTCGTGGGGATCGTGCCCGCTCCGTCGGCCTGGGATCCTCGCCTCGACCCCGAGCGCGCCGAGGTCCGCTGGAACTACGTGCTGGACTCGATGCTGCAGGAGGGCTACATCACGCAGGCGCAGCGCACTGCGGCGGTGTTCCCTGAGACCATCGAGTACAAGAACAAGGACACCTACGCGGGCACGCAGGGCTACCTGCTGACCACCGCGCTCGCCGAGGTGGCGGAAGAGACCGGCATCACCCAGGACCAGATCGAGTCCATGGGCTACACCGTCATCACCACCATCAACAAGAAGGATCAGGTGGCCACGGTCAAGGCTGTGAGCAAGATCCCCAAGGGTCACTCTCCCAACCTGCAGGTGGGTGCGGTGACTCTGGATCCCAAGACGGGCGCGATCCTGTCGATGTACGGCGGCCACGACTACCTGGAGCGCCAGCGCAACGCGGTGACCCAGGACATCGCGCAGGCGGGCTCCACGTTCAAGCCGTTCGCGCTGATCGCGGCGCTTGAGAACGACATCTCGCTCAAGAGCACGTACTCCGGCAAGAACCTCATGACCATCCCCGGCTTTGAGCGCAAGGTGCGCAACTTCAACAACGAGAGCTTCAGCAAGATCTCGCTCGCAGACGCGACCGCCTATTCGGTGAACACCGTCTACGCGCAGGTTGGGCAGCAGGTGGGGCCCGACGCTGTGATGGAGACCGCGATCAAGGCCGGTTTGCCTGAGGACACCGCTGGTTTGACGGACAACGCCGCCAACGTGCTGGGCACTGCGTCTCCGCACGTGCTGGACATGGCGCGCGCCTACGCGACCATCGCCAACAACGGCGTGCGCACGGAGCCGTACATCGTCTCCGAGGTGATCGACGCCGACGGCAAGACCATCTACAAGCACGAGGTCGAGTCCACCCCGGTGTTCGCCTCCGACGTGATGGCGGACACCACGTACGCCATGACCCAGGTGGTCCAGAAGGGCTCCGGAACGTACGTGAAGGAACTCGGCCGCCCGATCGCCGGCAAGACCGGTACGTCGAACGACAACAAGTCGGCGTGGTTCGTTGGCTTCACCCCCTCCGTGGTTGGCGCCGTGGCGCTTTACCAGGTGGGCGAGGACGGGTCCGCTGAGAACATCACCAAGTTCGGCGGCTTCGACCAGATCACCGGTGGCACCATTCCCGCCCGCGTGTTCACGTGGATGATGGCGCCGATTCTCAAGGGCACGGACATCGAGAAGTTCCCGCCGCGCGCCAACATTGGCGTCGCCGCGTCGCCGACGCCGACCCCCAAGGTGACCGAGACGCCCAAGCCGACCAAGACGAGCGAGCCAGTGGTGACGCCGTCAGTGACGCCGACGCCGGATCCCGTGCCGACCGACGTGCCGACGGTGGCTCCGACGCCGTAA
- a CDS encoding single-stranded DNA-binding protein yields MAGDTQITVVGNLTGDPELRFIQSGAAVVNFTVASTPRTFDRQSNEWKDGETLFMRCSLWREAAENVAESLTKGMRVIVTGRLVSRSWEANGEKRTVTEMQVDEVGPSLRYATAKVNRTQRSGGPGGGDGGFGGGGSSQAPAGGSANDPWASAPASDEPPF; encoded by the coding sequence ATGGCAGGCGACACTCAGATCACCGTGGTTGGCAACCTCACGGGCGACCCCGAACTGCGATTCATCCAGTCCGGTGCGGCCGTGGTGAACTTCACGGTGGCGTCCACTCCGCGCACGTTCGACCGTCAGTCGAACGAGTGGAAGGACGGCGAGACGCTGTTCATGCGCTGCTCCCTGTGGCGCGAGGCCGCGGAGAACGTGGCCGAGTCGTTGACGAAGGGCATGCGCGTCATCGTGACGGGCCGCCTGGTGTCGCGGTCGTGGGAGGCCAATGGTGAGAAGCGCACCGTTACCGAAATGCAGGTCGACGAGGTCGGTCCCTCGCTCCGTTACGCCACCGCCAAGGTGAACCGTACGCAGCGATCTGGTGGGCCCGGCGGCGGAGACGGCGGCTTCGGTGGTGGTGGCTCCTCGCAGGCCCCAGCGGGTGGATCGGCGAACGACCCGTGGGCATCCGCCCCGGCGTCGGACGAGCCTCCGTTCTAA
- a CDS encoding DegT/DnrJ/EryC1/StrS family aminotransferase → MTSATLRDSLAAHTGTGARDWFPVFKARYGMLAVFRALAAARPDRADVVTQTLTCSTAVDPILVAGLTPDYAEIDPATFAIDPAHLLLPDAAAALVIQHTLGLIDPGASQALAEAARAGGAVVVEDSAHSVARMARDPQGEPLADVSIHSFGAEKMLPTKFGGAVWVNPALDAGIREAIVAELRALPAPGPRLALAARSYRWTRRVVSRVPGGDSVGRGLEKARLYSPPVAQSEREGRLAHNAVGATNWIAAQAAGALATLPVVEAQRRAATDAYADALGGGPQGQPLLRYPVLVPPGADAMHVFTELRAQGIYAGHWYRPALFPGVDDPAAYGYEPGTLPITEDVIARIVNLPTDVSPERAREIAGAYRSLTS, encoded by the coding sequence ATGACCAGCGCCACCCTCCGGGACTCGCTCGCCGCCCACACCGGCACCGGCGCCCGGGACTGGTTCCCGGTCTTCAAGGCCCGCTACGGCATGCTCGCGGTGTTCCGCGCGCTCGCAGCCGCCCGCCCCGACCGCGCCGACGTCGTCACCCAAACCCTCACCTGCTCCACCGCGGTTGACCCCATCCTGGTCGCCGGCCTCACCCCGGATTACGCGGAGATCGATCCGGCAACCTTCGCCATCGACCCCGCTCACCTCCTCCTGCCCGACGCTGCCGCCGCCCTGGTCATCCAGCACACCCTTGGCTTGATTGACCCTGGTGCCTCGCAAGCACTCGCGGAGGCCGCCCGAGCGGGCGGCGCCGTGGTTGTCGAGGACTCGGCCCACAGCGTGGCGCGCATGGCTCGCGACCCACAGGGTGAGCCGCTCGCGGACGTCTCCATCCACTCCTTTGGAGCGGAGAAGATGCTCCCCACCAAGTTCGGCGGGGCGGTGTGGGTGAACCCCGCGTTGGACGCCGGAATCCGGGAAGCGATCGTCGCCGAACTCAGAGCCCTCCCCGCACCCGGCCCGCGTCTCGCGCTCGCGGCGCGCTCGTATCGCTGGACCCGCAGGGTGGTGAGCCGAGTGCCCGGGGGAGACAGCGTCGGGCGGGGGCTGGAGAAGGCAAGGCTGTATTCGCCCCCCGTTGCCCAGTCCGAGCGCGAGGGGCGCCTGGCCCACAACGCCGTGGGTGCCACCAACTGGATTGCAGCGCAGGCAGCGGGAGCGCTCGCGACCCTGCCCGTAGTCGAGGCCCAGCGAAGGGCGGCCACCGATGCCTACGCGGATGCGCTCGGGGGCGGCCCGCAGGGCCAGCCGCTGCTGCGCTACCCCGTGCTCGTTCCGCCTGGTGCGGACGCCATGCACGTCTTCACAGAGCTCAGGGCGCAGGGCATCTACGCGGGCCACTGGTACCGGCCGGCCCTCTTCCCTGGCGTCGATGACCCGGCTGCCTACGGCTACGAGCCAGGCACGCTGCCGATCACCGAGGACGTCATCGCCCGGATCGTGAACCTGCCGACCGACGTGAGCCCGGAGCGCGCCCGCGAGATCGCCGGCGCGTACCGGTCACTTACGAGTTGA
- the rpsF gene encoding 30S ribosomal protein S6: protein MRQYEMMVILDPEVEERTVQPSLEKYLTVVTGDSGTVDKLDIWGRRRLAYPIKKKADGIYAVINFTSESATAKELERQLGLNESILRTKLLRPDAH from the coding sequence ATGCGTCAGTACGAAATGATGGTCATTCTTGACCCTGAGGTAGAGGAGCGCACGGTTCAGCCGTCGCTCGAGAAGTACCTGACGGTGGTCACGGGGGACAGCGGCACTGTCGACAAGCTCGACATTTGGGGCCGCCGCCGCCTCGCCTACCCGATCAAGAAGAAGGCAGACGGCATCTACGCGGTGATCAACTTCACCTCGGAGTCCGCCACGGCCAAGGAGCTCGAGCGTCAGCTGGGGCTCAATGAGTCGATTCTTCGCACCAAGCTGCTGCGTCCGGACGCTCACTAA